A window of Oryza glaberrima chromosome 2, OglaRS2, whole genome shotgun sequence genomic DNA:
ccggcggcgggcgcggcgacctcctcttcctcgccctCCAGCGGCAGCCGCTCGTACACGGCGTTCGCGAATGAGGCCGCCATCAGGACGACGGGCCCCGCGGCGACCAGCGGGCCCACCACGCTGCCGCCGATCACCTGGCCCTGGCCGCCGGAGAGGAACACGGTGAGGCCGCTCGCGCCGgggggcgcgggaggcggcaggACCGTGCCCGTGAGAGACAGGATCTCGAACCGGCCCCGCAGCGTGGCCACCATGCtgcccggcggcgacgcgcccGGCTGCCGCAGCGCCACgttgacgacggcgccgccgccgctcagcaCGCACACGCCGCGCCCTCGGCGGCGGGCGTACTCGGCCACGCAGtcgacgacgtcggcgccgccggcgacctcgagCACGTGCGAGTGCAGCGCGTTCGGGCTGTCGCGCGTCACGATGATGGGCGGCTTCGGCTTGTTCTTGGACCCGGGCGGGCGCCCGCGCGGGCGCCGCGTCGGCCCACCCGAGCCActgccgccggcgctgccgctgccaccctCGACGGGCACcatggccgacgacgacggctggtggtcaccgccgacgccgccgcttccACTCCCTCCCGCGTGATCTCCCTCGCCCACGGGGCTCTTGTCGGGTGACATCTTGGAGTGCTCCATCTTGACATGGGATGTCGGCGACAGCGGTGACAGCGGCGACGGCTGCTGCGGTCGGAGCAGATGGTGGAAGTACCGTgagctgccggcgccggcgccgcccccgccagGGTCCATCCCGGCCATGGCCGTGTCATCTGGCCGCTCCCACCACTTCCCGGCCGCCAGCTTCCCGGTTGATCGGTGCTCCTCCTCTACAACTCgctcctcaccaccaccaccacaacctgCCAAGACAA
This region includes:
- the LOC127761316 gene encoding AT-hook motif nuclear-localized protein 25-like; the protein is MAGMDPGGGGAGAGSSRYFHHLLRPQQPSPLSPLSPTSHVKMEHSKMSPDKSPVGEGDHAGGSGSGGVGGDHQPSSSAMVPVEGGSGSAGGSGSGGPTRRPRGRPPGSKNKPKPPIIVTRDSPNALHSHVLEVAGGADVVDCVAEYARRRGRGVCVLSGGGAVVNVALRQPGASPPGSMVATLRGRFEILSLTGTVLPPPAPPGASGLTVFLSGGQGQVIGGSVVGPLVAAGPVVLMAASFANAVYERLPLEGEEEEVAAPAAGGEAQDQVAQSAGPPGQQPAASQSSGVTGGDGTGGAGGMSLYNLAGNVGGYQLPGDNFGGWSGAGAGGVRPPF